Proteins encoded together in one Elusimicrobiota bacterium window:
- a CDS encoding diaminopimelate epimerase, whose protein sequence is MKIRFFKLSGAGNDFALLPSRPRGADLGKLSRGLCDRRLGVGADGLLVLSGSRTRPALDYFNADGSQAFCGNGSRCAAWWLYRSGRTRGKKQFSILTSQGRLEARIAGPGKVSLSMPEPRDIRLGLSLKAAGRILRVHFLDTGAPHAVLEVSDLEKTQVLDLGRVLRRHPAFKPMGTNVDFIRIRAGTVAVRTYERGVEAETLACGTGAVAAAAAGFLLGKCRPPVRVLTRGGDTLKVHFRARGQRLSEVRLEGPARIAFQGEIEL, encoded by the coding sequence GTGAAAATCCGCTTCTTCAAGCTCTCCGGAGCCGGGAACGACTTCGCGCTTCTGCCGAGCCGCCCGCGCGGCGCCGACCTTGGAAAGCTCTCCCGAGGGCTTTGCGACCGCCGCCTCGGCGTCGGGGCCGACGGGCTCCTGGTCCTGTCCGGCTCCCGGACAAGGCCCGCTCTCGACTATTTCAACGCGGACGGCTCCCAGGCCTTCTGCGGCAACGGCTCGCGCTGCGCGGCCTGGTGGCTGTACCGGAGCGGCCGGACCCGCGGAAAGAAGCAATTTAGCATCCTCACGAGCCAGGGCCGCTTGGAGGCCCGGATCGCCGGTCCTGGAAAAGTCTCCCTCTCCATGCCCGAGCCCCGGGATATCCGACTCGGCCTGAGCTTGAAAGCCGCGGGCCGGATCTTGCGCGTCCACTTCCTCGACACCGGAGCTCCCCACGCGGTACTCGAGGTCTCGGACCTGGAGAAGACCCAGGTCCTCGATCTCGGGCGGGTCTTAAGGCGCCATCCCGCCTTCAAGCCGATGGGAACCAACGTGGATTTCATCCGCATACGCGCGGGAACGGTCGCCGTGCGCACCTATGAGCGCGGGGTGGAGGCAGAGACCTTGGCCTGCGGCACCGGGGCCGTGGCCGCGGCCGCAGCGGGGTTCCTGCTCGGCAAGTGCCGTCCCCCCGTCCGCGTGCTCACGCGCGGCGGGGACACGCTCAAGGTCCATTTCCGGGCGCGGGGACAGCGCCTGTCCGAGGTCCGCCTCGAGGGGCCCGCGCGAATCGCCTTTCAAGGAGAGATCGAGCTATGA
- a CDS encoding 4-hydroxy-tetrahydrodipicolinate synthase: MKFEGSYAALATPFKKDLTLDEAALRSLIRRQIAGKSAGLVACGSTGEAATLTHEEFRRCIEISLEESRGEVPVIAGIGTNATWKALEMAREAESLGADALLVLAPYYNKPTQEGLYRHFCAVALGTRLPVVVYNIPGRTAVNILPKTLARMAKACPNIAAVKEASGSLDQVSEILGLMPPPFSVLSGDDSLTWPMMAAGAKGVISVVANVAPKETALLCRSALSGDMAKAKKLHFKIFPLVKTLFLETNPIPLKAALEILGLCSGTLRLPLTEAAPETKAALKAALKKFRA, encoded by the coding sequence ATGAAATTCGAAGGCTCCTACGCCGCTTTGGCCACCCCCTTCAAGAAGGACCTGACTCTCGACGAGGCGGCCTTGCGCTCCCTGATCCGCCGGCAGATCGCGGGCAAAAGCGCGGGGCTGGTCGCCTGCGGCTCCACGGGGGAGGCCGCGACCCTCACCCACGAGGAGTTCCGGCGCTGCATCGAGATATCCCTGGAGGAATCCCGGGGCGAGGTGCCGGTCATCGCCGGGATCGGGACCAACGCCACTTGGAAAGCTCTGGAGATGGCCCGGGAGGCCGAGAGTCTGGGAGCCGACGCCCTCCTTGTGCTCGCACCCTACTACAACAAACCCACCCAGGAGGGACTCTACCGCCATTTCTGCGCGGTGGCGCTGGGAACGCGCCTGCCCGTGGTGGTCTACAATATTCCCGGCCGCACCGCGGTGAATATTCTCCCCAAGACCTTGGCCCGCATGGCCAAGGCCTGCCCCAACATCGCGGCGGTGAAAGAAGCCTCCGGAAGCCTCGACCAGGTCTCGGAAATCCTCGGCCTTATGCCCCCGCCCTTCTCCGTCCTTTCCGGCGACGACAGCCTGACCTGGCCCATGATGGCGGCCGGGGCCAAGGGCGTGATCTCGGTCGTCGCCAACGTCGCCCCCAAGGAAACCGCTTTGCTTTGCCGCTCGGCCCTATCGGGGGACATGGCAAAAGCAAAGAAACTTCATTTTAAAATATTTCCTCTAGTAAAGACGCTATTCCTAGAAACCAACCCCATCCCCCTCAAGGCCGCCCTGGAAATCCTGGGGCTCTGCTCCGGGACCTTGCGCCTGCCCCTGACCGAAGCGGCTCCCGAGACCAAGGCCGCGCTCAAGGCCGCGCTCAAGAAATTCAGGGCCTAG
- a CDS encoding tetratricopeptide repeat protein codes for MMRGWLALLWLAPACQAGFWGSIIDPLEKPKALYQQRHYASDIESLPPDAMQKLKGEHLRQAYFFLGSSYEQSQQMEKALGVYQLGIKLFPKDINLLSELANLLHRMGLEESAEPLYQRVLKIHPNNKIAHLGLAEIDQNLGLLEESAQHYEKALETMGDNASVWREYAELLLELKDWRTAELSIRKALELSPDSDSAMTLALIQRKSGRLAEAIETLDKLWAREPRRLEIALARALWLLEAKRFPEAEAVVDPILKKDPESALALWIRARVYLRTDRTNPALADLEAASRAGAKTPFVAQAAASLLKLLRADKP; via the coding sequence ATGATGCGGGGTTGGCTCGCGCTCCTTTGGCTCGCCCCGGCTTGCCAAGCCGGATTCTGGGGCTCGATCATAGATCCCCTCGAAAAACCCAAAGCCCTCTACCAGCAGCGCCACTACGCCTCCGACATCGAGAGCCTGCCCCCGGACGCCATGCAGAAGCTGAAAGGGGAGCACTTGAGGCAGGCCTACTTTTTCCTGGGCTCGAGCTATGAGCAGTCCCAACAAATGGAAAAAGCCCTGGGAGTCTACCAGTTGGGGATCAAGCTTTTCCCCAAGGACATCAATCTCTTGAGCGAGCTGGCCAATCTCCTGCACCGCATGGGTTTGGAGGAGTCCGCCGAGCCCCTTTATCAGCGCGTGCTTAAAATCCATCCCAACAACAAGATTGCCCACCTGGGACTGGCCGAGATAGACCAGAACCTCGGGCTTTTGGAGGAGAGCGCCCAGCATTACGAGAAGGCCCTGGAAACCATGGGCGACAACGCCTCCGTTTGGCGCGAGTACGCCGAGCTCCTCCTGGAGCTCAAGGATTGGCGCACGGCAGAGCTCTCGATCCGCAAGGCCCTGGAGCTTTCCCCAGACTCCGACTCGGCCATGACCTTGGCCCTGATCCAGAGAAAAAGCGGGCGGCTGGCGGAAGCCATCGAGACCTTGGACAAGCTTTGGGCGCGCGAGCCGAGACGCCTGGAGATCGCTCTGGCTCGGGCCCTGTGGCTGCTCGAAGCCAAGAGATTCCCGGAAGCCGAGGCCGTGGTCGATCCTATCCTTAAAAAAGATCCGGAAAGCGCCCTCGCTCTCTGGATACGAGCGCGGGTTTACTTGAGAACCGACCGCACGAACCCGGCCCTTGCCGACCTCGAGGCCGCCTCCCGCGCCGGAGCCAAGACGCCCTTCGTGGCCCAGGCCGCGGCAAGCCTTCTCAAGCTTTTGAGAGCGGACAAACCGTGA